A window of the Brassica napus cultivar Da-Ae chromosome C5, Da-Ae, whole genome shotgun sequence genome harbors these coding sequences:
- the LOC106436131 gene encoding LOW QUALITY PROTEIN: putative F-box/LRR-repeat protein At3g18150 (The sequence of the model RefSeq protein was modified relative to this genomic sequence to represent the inferred CDS: inserted 1 base in 1 codon) codes for MANDRRIKSAVDLISNLPDVILQHILCFIPIELAITTSLLSRRWRHVWCEISSLSFNANTLTAAFVNETLTRYTAPNTKSFHLTITPYPENIPYIDRLIKFAVSHNVENLSLDFSSHYYVKLPDFFCNSSSVKQLNIDIGFSHMIVPEYCTVSWTALQKLSLSCCTLTDESMANILSGCPVLENLTLYNCVVLKVLDLSKXRLRTLDVKCTMMDWGSTQIVAPHIHCLRLLNSQSSSPTLVNVDSLTEAKLEILFSVNSYFTFKADFFQTMVLKMLEKLQNAEKLTFGGNFIQILSLVEIRGVPFPMLKVKALTLDTKISQYAIPGMERLLQNSPDLEKLTVRSRNFNTLLEKHLDKYLEIKGFNLNTCWRSKDGASWNKCGVYAKSKHVTSLVELILKNTKKLDKVVVLLDELYLKFKIKDVVVPSLPGYKNVNVVLSTTKLMALENW; via the exons ATGGCCAACGATAGAAGGATCAAATCAGCTGTAGACTTGATTAGCAATTTACCAGATGTGATCCTCCAACACATACTTTGCTTTATTCCGATCGAATTGGCCATCACAACATCCCTCTTGTCTAGACGTTGGAGGCATGTATGGTGCGAGATATCTTCTCTCTCCTTTAATGCCAATACACTGACCGCAGCTTTTGTAAACGAAACCCTAACTCGCTACACAGCTCCCAATACGAAGAGTTTTCACCTCACTATAACACCCTATCCTGAGAACATACCCTACATCGACAGGTTGATCAAGTTCGCCGTGTCACACAACGTTGAGAATCTGTCCCTCGATTTCTCTAGTCATTATTATGTAAAGCTTCCAGATTTCTTTTGCAACAGTTCTTCTGTCAAGCAACTCAACATTGATATAGGATTTTCTCATATGATTGTTCCGGAATATTGCACTGTGTCTTGGACAGCCTTGCAGAAGTTATCCTTGAGTTGTTGTACACTCACTGATGAATCCATGGCTAATATTCTATCCGGTTGTCCGGTCCTTGAAAACTTAACATTGTATAACTGCGTTGTACTAAAGGTTCTTGATCTTAGCA TACGTCTGAGAACATTAGATGTAAAGTGTACCATGATGGATTGGGGGTCAACGCAAATTGTGGCACCACACATCCACTGTCTCAGATTGTTAAACTCTCAGTCATCATCACCTACTTTGGTTAATGTTGATTCTCTAACCGAAGCTAAACTGGAAATTCTCTTCTCAGTGAACAGTTACTTCACGTTCAAGGCCGATTTTTTTCAAACCATGGTGCTAAAGATGCTAGAAAAGTTACAGAACGCAGAGAAGCTTACGTTTGGGGGAAACTTTATTcag ATTTTATCTCTTGTTGAGATTCGTGGTGTTCCTTTTCCAATGCTCAAGGTCAAAGCACTAACTCTTGATACAAAGATCTCTCAGTATGCTATTCCTGGTATGGAAAGACTGTTACAAAACTCTCCTGATTTAGAGAAGCTAACAGTACGTTCAAGGAATTTCAACACCTTACTG GAGAAGCATCTTGACAAATACTTGGAAATAAAAGGCTTTAATCTGAACACATGCTGGAGATCAAAAGATGGAGCCTCTTGGAACAAGTGTGGTGTGTATGCAAAATCAAAGCATGTGACTTCATTAGTGGAACttattcttaaaaatacaaagaaactAGACAAGGTGGTGGTCCTGTTGGATGAACTTTACcttaagtttaaaattaaagaCGTTGTGGTTCCATCACTTCCTGGCTACAAAAATGTCAACGTTGTGCTCTCCACTACCAAGTTGATGGCATTAGAGAACTGGTGA